From Humisphaera borealis, the proteins below share one genomic window:
- a CDS encoding deoxyribonuclease IV yields the protein MFGSHLSIAGGMHKALLAAETLGMSTVQVFTKNQAQWATPPLADDVVANWASHRDRLKFAQTVSHDSYLINLASQDDALWNKSIDTFQEELRRCLVLGIPYLVTHPGAHLGAGEDVGLIRVAKALDIVHSRIKPGGVTTCLEITAGQGSSLGYKLEHLATIIEKVKTPDRLAVCLDTAHLFAAGYDFRGRKYAAFMKELDKTIGIDRVKVWHLNDSKKDLGSRVDRHEHIGIGKIGLDGFKPIVRDKAFANVPKILETAKEKHESGRDWDAVNLEVLQGLMKSSG from the coding sequence ATGTTTGGATCCCACCTCTCCATCGCCGGCGGCATGCACAAGGCGTTACTCGCCGCCGAGACGCTCGGCATGTCCACCGTTCAGGTCTTCACCAAGAACCAGGCCCAATGGGCCACGCCGCCGCTTGCCGATGACGTCGTCGCGAACTGGGCATCCCACCGCGATCGGCTGAAGTTCGCCCAGACCGTCAGCCACGACAGCTACCTGATTAACCTCGCGTCGCAGGATGACGCGCTCTGGAACAAGAGCATCGACACCTTCCAGGAAGAGCTTCGGCGGTGCTTGGTGCTCGGCATTCCTTACCTCGTCACGCATCCCGGCGCGCATCTGGGTGCGGGGGAAGACGTCGGGCTCATTCGCGTCGCCAAGGCGCTCGACATCGTCCACAGCCGCATCAAGCCCGGCGGGGTGACGACGTGCCTGGAGATCACCGCCGGGCAGGGGAGCTCGCTCGGCTACAAGCTCGAGCACCTGGCGACAATCATCGAAAAAGTGAAGACCCCCGATCGCCTGGCGGTCTGTCTCGATACGGCTCACCTCTTCGCCGCCGGCTACGACTTCCGCGGCCGTAAGTATGCCGCGTTCATGAAAGAGCTCGACAAGACCATCGGCATCGACCGCGTGAAGGTCTGGCATCTCAACGACAGCAAGAAAGACCTCGGCAGCCGGGTCGATCGTCACGAGCACATCGGCATCGGCAAGATCGGGCTGGACGGGTTCAAGCCGATCGTCCGCGACAAGGCGTTTGCGAACGTGCCGAAAATCCTCGAGACGGCGAAGGAAAAACACGAGAGCGGAAGGGACTGGGACGCGGTGAACCTCGAAGTATTGCAGGGTCTGATGAAGTCTTCCGGTTAG
- a CDS encoding DUF3352 domain-containing protein, with protein sequence MSSRPLVRNRSLVVSLSLLLVASLATAVRAQPLADRVPADTLIYVGWLGYDAKSPGFAGSHLEAVMQAAEFKKLVDETLPGLLAKVAKKDANADQVITLAKPIVMPMLKHPTAIFVAKPVLAKNQQPMPKGGIICQAGPDAEAMNAQIQKLLADGPPDLQQMVKLSRQGDTVAVTIGYEAGLPAGGGLSASAAFKSIEAHTVKNSSLMVYVDVEALTATVEQAIDLYAEAEEPRAYWPKIRDAIGLKSVKRFVWSSGFDGKEWMDHLFLSAPEPRTGLVALADPTPVSEAALKSIPMTATLAGASKFDVAKLIAGVKKAVVEVEPGMAREIERAFGEASKAIGMDIEKDLLATLGDEWVYYVDPMTGGRGLGGIVMLNRLKDAAKAEAAFGKLETLVNDELKKNIREEDVEIKFRTTKSGGTTIHYLGTPLVSPAWAIKDGHLLIGLFPQMVAGAADQIGATKSILDNPSFQAVRTRLGVANASEVVFMDLPKTAPDSYATWVAISRLVNFSDVLGVPAPAMLLPPLNKLMPHLTPAGSVTWTDKDGIHVKAISSFPGATILASDPLGGMQMMAPMMMGVAMPAMQKAREQAGNVKSMSNLRQIALAAIIYANEKNGALPNSMAELVVAGDLSSDVLISPSSGKLSPKFDDKKELGRWAEENADYIWVGKGLNVNKAGPDVVIAHERLGMSPNGRVNVAFADGHVEQMFEDDLADRLKKAQK encoded by the coding sequence ATGTCATCTCGTCCGCTCGTTCGGAATCGTTCTCTCGTGGTCTCGCTTTCCTTACTGCTGGTCGCCAGCCTGGCGACCGCCGTTCGTGCCCAGCCGCTGGCCGACCGTGTGCCGGCCGACACGCTGATTTACGTCGGTTGGCTGGGCTACGACGCCAAGTCACCCGGGTTTGCCGGCTCGCACCTTGAAGCGGTCATGCAAGCCGCCGAGTTCAAGAAGCTCGTGGACGAGACCCTTCCCGGCCTGCTCGCCAAGGTCGCGAAGAAGGACGCCAACGCCGATCAGGTCATCACGCTCGCCAAGCCGATCGTGATGCCGATGCTCAAGCACCCGACGGCGATTTTTGTCGCCAAGCCGGTGCTGGCCAAGAACCAGCAGCCGATGCCCAAGGGAGGCATCATCTGCCAGGCCGGCCCTGACGCCGAGGCGATGAACGCGCAGATCCAGAAGCTGCTCGCCGACGGTCCGCCGGACCTCCAGCAGATGGTGAAGCTCTCCCGCCAGGGAGACACCGTCGCCGTCACGATCGGCTACGAAGCGGGCCTGCCCGCCGGCGGCGGTTTGTCGGCCTCGGCGGCGTTCAAGTCGATCGAAGCGCACACGGTCAAGAACAGCTCGCTGATGGTTTACGTCGACGTCGAGGCTTTGACCGCGACAGTCGAGCAGGCGATCGATCTTTACGCCGAAGCCGAAGAACCCCGCGCCTACTGGCCGAAGATTCGCGACGCGATCGGCCTGAAGAGCGTCAAGCGGTTCGTCTGGTCGAGTGGGTTTGACGGCAAAGAGTGGATGGACCACCTGTTCCTGTCGGCCCCCGAGCCGCGCACCGGCCTGGTTGCACTCGCCGACCCGACGCCCGTCTCGGAAGCGGCTCTCAAGAGCATTCCGATGACCGCCACCCTCGCCGGCGCCAGCAAGTTTGATGTCGCCAAGCTGATCGCCGGGGTGAAGAAGGCGGTCGTCGAAGTCGAGCCGGGGATGGCCCGGGAGATCGAGCGCGCCTTCGGTGAGGCCTCCAAGGCGATCGGCATGGATATCGAGAAGGACCTGCTCGCGACGCTCGGCGACGAATGGGTTTACTACGTCGACCCGATGACCGGCGGCCGCGGGCTTGGCGGCATCGTCATGCTCAACCGCCTGAAGGACGCGGCCAAGGCCGAGGCGGCGTTTGGCAAACTCGAAACGCTCGTCAATGACGAGCTGAAGAAAAACATTCGCGAGGAAGACGTCGAGATCAAGTTCCGCACCACCAAGTCCGGCGGCACCACGATCCATTATCTCGGCACGCCACTGGTGTCGCCCGCCTGGGCGATCAAGGACGGGCATCTCCTGATCGGCCTGTTCCCGCAGATGGTCGCCGGGGCGGCGGACCAGATCGGCGCGACCAAGTCGATTCTCGATAACCCGTCCTTCCAAGCTGTCCGCACCCGGCTGGGCGTGGCGAACGCCTCCGAGGTGGTCTTCATGGATCTCCCCAAGACCGCGCCCGACAGCTACGCCACGTGGGTGGCGATCAGCCGGCTGGTGAACTTCTCGGATGTGCTTGGCGTTCCGGCACCCGCGATGCTGCTGCCGCCGCTCAACAAGCTCATGCCCCACCTGACGCCCGCCGGCTCGGTCACCTGGACCGACAAGGACGGCATTCACGTCAAAGCGATCAGCTCGTTCCCCGGGGCGACCATCTTGGCGAGCGATCCGCTCGGCGGCATGCAGATGATGGCCCCGATGATGATGGGCGTGGCGATGCCCGCCATGCAGAAGGCACGCGAACAAGCGGGCAACGTAAAAAGCATGAGCAACCTCCGGCAGATCGCCCTTGCGGCGATCATCTACGCGAATGAGAAGAACGGTGCGCTTCCGAACTCGATGGCCGAACTCGTCGTGGCAGGCGACCTCTCCTCTGACGTCCTGATCAGCCCGTCGTCCGGGAAGCTTTCGCCGAAGTTCGATGACAAGAAAGAGCTGGGCCGCTGGGCCGAGGAAAACGCCGACTACATCTGGGTCGGCAAGGGCCTCAACGTCAACAAGGCAGGCCCGGACGTGGTCATCGCCCACGAGCGCCTCGGCATGTCGCCCAACGGCCGCGTGAACGTCGCGTTCGCCGATGGGCATGTCGAGCAGATGTTCGAAGACGACCTGGCCGACCGGCTGAAGAAGGCGCAGAAGTAA
- a CDS encoding 2-oxoglutarate dehydrogenase E1 component — translation MDRLDFVTRVNPEYVDRVYEQYLRDPRSVDESWQQTFAAMDSGAPMPAGYFHANNGNGKVATGTQDATIRIASEMSAHEPLPEFTGPMPQLTIGVHKLVHAYRELGHLVGNIDPLGHNRTSHQLLELSQFNISEADLNRTVGSGGFLGPIDGTLRDLLAKLQATYCRQIGVEFQNISDKAQREWLAQQMEPVLNRPKLSQEQARAVLFQVLAAEEFEQFLRLKFKGAKTFSLEGAESLIPLLNTIVDEGATVGAEEVCFGMPHRGRLSVLAHVLNKPYEVILSEFKYTNVQQAWEGDGDVKYHLGYANDRSVSNGKNVHLSLSPNPSHLELVNPVVEGIVRCKQKIRGDKDHSKVVPILLHGDAAFTGQGIVFETLNLSELPFWRTGGTIHVIVNNQIGFTTPPHEGRFTPYPTDVAKMIQAPIFHVNGDDPEAVVWAGKLAIAFRQKFKCDVFIDLWCYRRWGHNETDEPMFTQPKMYKQIRDHKTTRQLYSQKLVADSYADQKVLDDMKSVARERLESSLKLAEEVRPRQKSATFNPLWKTMVRIPTDWSANTKVTRDVLAKVAEGINKFPAIFNPHPKLAELMKKRLDAVKAGKGIDWGCGEMLAMGSLLLEGTPIRFTGQDVQRGTFSHRQAVLFDQETGEPYTPLNFMVPDQKTHLTIQNSMLSEMAVLGFEYGFASADPRNLVIWEAQFGDFVNGTQPIIDQFISAAESKWQLMNGLVMMLPHGFEGQGPEHSNAYLERFLSLCAENNIQVAVPSNPAQVFHLLRRQIHRKFRKPLVLMMPKSLLRAEIATSKIEEFTDGVMQLVIDDPVALDREKVRRVLFCSGKVFYTLSEAREKEGIKDTALVRVEQLYPFPKKEIQAVLAKYRNARDVTWVQEEPKNKGAWSYMEPRLRELLPDPATLHYVGREESASPATGSTKVHGNEELELIQQALEIAPKAPATPVQAAAAAAPAAQPASPPARLQAMASSPVTQQMM, via the coding sequence ATGGACCGTTTAGATTTTGTCACCCGTGTAAACCCTGAGTACGTCGATCGAGTTTACGAGCAATACCTGCGCGATCCCCGCTCGGTCGATGAATCGTGGCAGCAGACGTTCGCCGCGATGGACAGCGGCGCACCGATGCCCGCCGGCTACTTCCATGCCAACAACGGCAATGGAAAAGTCGCCACAGGAACCCAGGACGCCACCATCCGAATCGCCTCGGAGATGTCGGCCCATGAACCCCTCCCGGAGTTCACCGGCCCGATGCCCCAGCTCACCATCGGCGTCCACAAACTGGTGCACGCCTACCGCGAACTCGGTCACCTCGTCGGCAACATCGATCCCCTCGGGCACAACCGTACCAGCCATCAGCTCCTGGAACTGTCCCAGTTCAATATCTCGGAAGCCGATCTGAACCGTACCGTCGGTTCCGGCGGGTTCCTCGGGCCGATCGATGGCACGTTGCGCGATCTTCTTGCGAAGCTCCAGGCCACCTATTGCCGCCAGATCGGCGTCGAATTCCAGAACATCTCCGACAAGGCGCAACGCGAGTGGCTTGCGCAACAGATGGAGCCGGTCCTCAATCGCCCGAAACTGTCGCAAGAGCAGGCTCGGGCGGTTTTGTTTCAGGTGCTGGCCGCCGAAGAGTTCGAGCAGTTCCTGCGGTTGAAGTTCAAGGGTGCCAAGACCTTCAGCCTCGAAGGGGCTGAATCGCTCATTCCGCTGCTCAACACGATCGTTGACGAAGGCGCGACCGTCGGAGCCGAGGAAGTCTGTTTCGGCATGCCCCACCGCGGCCGGCTGAGTGTGCTCGCTCACGTGCTGAACAAGCCGTACGAAGTCATCCTCAGCGAGTTCAAGTACACTAATGTGCAGCAGGCCTGGGAAGGCGACGGCGACGTCAAGTATCACCTGGGCTATGCCAACGACCGCTCGGTTTCCAACGGCAAGAACGTCCACCTGAGCCTTAGCCCCAACCCGAGCCATCTGGAACTGGTCAACCCGGTCGTCGAGGGCATCGTCCGCTGCAAGCAGAAGATTCGCGGCGACAAGGACCACAGCAAGGTCGTCCCGATCCTCCTCCACGGCGACGCCGCCTTCACCGGCCAGGGCATCGTTTTCGAGACGCTGAACCTGTCTGAACTGCCCTTCTGGCGCACCGGCGGCACGATCCACGTGATCGTCAACAACCAGATCGGTTTCACCACGCCGCCGCACGAAGGCCGGTTCACACCCTACCCGACCGACGTCGCCAAGATGATCCAGGCGCCGATCTTCCACGTGAACGGCGACGATCCCGAAGCGGTCGTCTGGGCGGGCAAGCTCGCGATCGCGTTCCGGCAGAAGTTCAAGTGTGACGTGTTCATCGACCTGTGGTGCTACCGCCGCTGGGGCCACAACGAGACCGACGAGCCGATGTTCACGCAGCCGAAGATGTACAAGCAGATCCGCGATCACAAGACGACGCGGCAGCTTTACAGCCAGAAACTCGTCGCCGACAGCTACGCCGACCAGAAGGTGCTCGACGACATGAAGTCGGTGGCACGCGAGCGGCTTGAATCGTCGCTGAAGCTCGCCGAAGAGGTTCGCCCGCGGCAGAAGTCGGCCACATTTAACCCGCTGTGGAAGACGATGGTCCGCATCCCGACCGACTGGTCGGCCAACACCAAGGTCACCCGCGATGTGCTGGCGAAGGTCGCCGAGGGGATCAATAAGTTCCCCGCGATCTTCAACCCCCACCCGAAGCTCGCCGAGCTGATGAAGAAGCGGCTCGACGCCGTCAAGGCCGGCAAGGGCATCGACTGGGGCTGCGGCGAGATGCTCGCCATGGGCAGCCTTCTGCTGGAAGGCACGCCAATCCGCTTCACCGGTCAGGACGTTCAGCGCGGCACGTTCAGTCATCGCCAGGCCGTCCTGTTCGATCAGGAAACCGGCGAGCCGTACACCCCGCTCAACTTCATGGTGCCCGATCAGAAGACGCACCTGACGATCCAGAACTCCATGCTGTCGGAGATGGCTGTGCTCGGCTTCGAGTACGGCTTCGCCTCGGCCGACCCGCGCAACCTCGTCATCTGGGAGGCCCAGTTCGGCGACTTCGTCAATGGAACGCAGCCGATCATCGACCAGTTCATCTCCGCCGCCGAAAGCAAGTGGCAGCTTATGAACGGCCTGGTGATGATGCTGCCGCACGGCTTTGAAGGCCAGGGCCCCGAACACTCCAATGCCTACCTGGAGCGGTTCCTGTCGCTCTGCGCCGAGAACAACATTCAGGTCGCGGTGCCGAGCAATCCGGCGCAGGTCTTCCACCTGCTTCGCCGGCAGATCCATCGCAAGTTCCGCAAGCCCCTGGTGCTGATGATGCCCAAGAGCTTGCTGCGGGCAGAGATCGCGACCTCGAAGATCGAAGAGTTCACCGACGGCGTGATGCAACTGGTGATCGACGATCCGGTCGCACTCGACCGCGAAAAGGTGCGCCGCGTGCTGTTCTGCAGCGGCAAGGTCTTCTACACGCTGTCGGAAGCGCGCGAGAAGGAAGGCATCAAGGACACGGCGCTGGTTCGGGTCGAACAGCTTTACCCGTTCCCCAAGAAGGAAATCCAGGCGGTACTGGCGAAGTATCGCAACGCCCGCGATGTCACCTGGGTTCAGGAAGAGCCCAAAAACAAGGGTGCCTGGAGCTACATGGAGCCGCGGCTGCGTGAACTGCTGCCTGACCCTGCGACGCTGCACTACGTGGGCCGCGAGGAATCCGCCAGCCCGGCCACCGGATCGACCAAGGTCCACGGCAACGAGGAACTGGAACTCATCCAGCAGGCGCTTGAGATCGCCCCCAAGGCGCCGGCTACCCCCGTTCAGGCGGCCGCCGCCGCGGCCCCGGCAGCGCAGCCGGCTTCGCCCCCGGCCCGCCTGCAGGCGATGGCCAGCAGCCCGGTGACGCAGCAGATGATGTGA
- a CDS encoding immunity protein Imm33 domain-containing protein, with protein MNALMDRQRQICQKYKSEFMAAPLDLKVGISRSVRDGVLPIHGLRIRPAHGTTGWFVWAGGEMLQAPDFFVPLHVEHLQEWCPIIIPFLGLAPGWRFLIADGHEDVWFDGELLSES; from the coding sequence ATGAATGCCTTGATGGACAGACAGCGGCAGATTTGTCAGAAGTACAAGTCGGAGTTTATGGCTGCGCCGCTGGATCTAAAGGTTGGGATTTCCCGGAGCGTGCGAGATGGCGTCTTGCCGATCCACGGATTGCGCATCCGCCCCGCTCATGGTACGACTGGATGGTTTGTCTGGGCGGGTGGCGAGATGTTGCAAGCACCAGATTTCTTCGTGCCGCTTCACGTGGAGCATTTGCAAGAATGGTGTCCGATCATCATTCCGTTTCTCGGACTTGCACCGGGTTGGCGATTTCTGATTGCAGACGGCCACGAGGACGTTTGGTTTGACGGGGAACTTTTGTCGGAGTCTTGA
- a CDS encoding GtrA family protein, protein MSDQHATSVKAETHNRFASVLTASAIVGIVASIVDYGVLLLAVWLGMAERWAIIPACVAGIVVQFFGNQRFAFKAHTHGDRGAFGRQVWRFLLVEALTLLLNAVVYNLLREAAGIDYRWARLIAAFGVYMLFSLPMWHWVFAKPKSEASVDLRSDR, encoded by the coding sequence ATGAGCGATCAACACGCCACATCAGTGAAGGCAGAGACGCACAACCGCTTCGCCTCCGTCCTCACCGCGTCCGCGATCGTCGGCATTGTCGCCTCGATCGTCGATTACGGCGTGCTCCTGCTGGCGGTCTGGCTGGGGATGGCCGAGCGCTGGGCGATCATCCCGGCTTGTGTGGCGGGGATTGTCGTGCAGTTCTTTGGCAACCAGCGTTTCGCGTTCAAGGCCCACACCCACGGCGACCGCGGCGCGTTCGGACGGCAGGTCTGGCGGTTCCTGCTCGTCGAAGCGCTGACGCTGCTGCTCAACGCCGTCGTCTACAACCTGCTCCGCGAAGCGGCGGGCATCGACTACCGCTGGGCACGCCTTATCGCGGCGTTCGGGGTGTACATGCTCTTCAGTTTGCCGATGTGGCACTGGGTGTTCGCGAAACCGAAAAGCGAAGCAAGCGTGGACCTGCGGTCCGACCGCTAA
- a CDS encoding NAD(P)-dependent oxidoreductase: MNLAFIGTGIMGLPMAGHLLAAGHRVTVTSRTKSRVEPLLAKGATWADSPAAAAKDASVVFTCVPDTPDVESVLLGKGGVIESARAGLIVVDHSTISPSATREMAAKLVERGTTLLDAPVSGGDIGAKNATLSIMVGGDAAAFATAEPLLRHMGKTITHCGGIGTGQLTKLVNQILVSVTNLAVCEALTFAKKAGLDLPKTIQAVGGGAAGSWQLTNLGPRMITGDFAPGFMIKLQQKDLRLVAEATKELGLDLQALQRVTELFDRAGAEGRGNEGTQALFAMV; the protein is encoded by the coding sequence ATGAACCTCGCATTCATTGGAACTGGAATCATGGGCCTGCCGATGGCCGGGCATCTGCTGGCCGCCGGGCATCGGGTGACGGTCACGTCGCGCACGAAATCGAGGGTCGAGCCTCTGCTGGCCAAGGGGGCGACCTGGGCCGACTCCCCCGCCGCCGCGGCGAAGGACGCCAGCGTCGTCTTCACCTGCGTCCCGGATACGCCTGATGTCGAGTCGGTCCTGCTCGGCAAGGGTGGCGTGATCGAATCGGCCCGCGCGGGCCTGATCGTCGTCGATCATTCGACGATCTCCCCCAGCGCCACCCGCGAGATGGCCGCGAAACTGGTCGAGCGCGGCACGACGCTGCTCGATGCTCCCGTCAGCGGCGGCGACATCGGCGCGAAGAACGCCACCCTGTCGATCATGGTCGGCGGCGACGCGGCGGCTTTCGCAACCGCCGAGCCGCTGTTGCGGCACATGGGCAAAACGATCACCCACTGCGGCGGCATTGGAACGGGGCAACTCACCAAGCTGGTGAACCAGATCCTGGTGAGCGTGACCAACCTGGCCGTCTGCGAGGCGCTGACGTTCGCCAAGAAGGCCGGCCTGGACCTGCCCAAGACGATTCAAGCGGTAGGCGGCGGCGCGGCGGGCTCATGGCAGCTCACGAACCTTGGCCCGCGCATGATCACCGGTGATTTCGCGCCCGGGTTCATGATCAAGCTGCAGCAGAAGGACCTGCGCCTGGTCGCCGAGGCGACGAAGGAATTGGGGCTGGATTTGCAGGCGCTCCAGCGGGTGACGGAATTGTTCGATCGCGCGGGAGCCGAAGGTCGAGGCAATGAAGGGACGCAGGCGCTGTTTGCGATGGTGTAG
- a CDS encoding IS3 family transposase (programmed frameshift), whose amino-acid sequence MRRRKFTREFKLGAVKLVHQQGRSVMQAAKDLGVDPKCIREWIEKYTADPDSASPAAMAKELQQLRTENARLRMEREILKKAGVLCQPAGVRFAFIASTLDDYPLAACCRVLSVTRSGFYAWRCRADSERQRRRQELLVRIRDVHEANRQVYGSPRIYQVLKSEGQSVCENTVAAIMKQAQIRAKGRRRFVPRTTDSGHGQPVATNVLDRQFAAEGPDRKWVADITYVETAEGWLYLAGVLDLYSRKIVGWSMTQHMRTELVAEALQMAIAQRQPCKGLLHHSDRGVQYASEDYQHLLQSHGMVVSMSDPGECWDNATMESFWSTLKSELMEGTRYATRAEARQSIFEYIEVFYNRKRLHSTLGYQSPESFEASRS is encoded by the exons ATGCGTCGTAGGAAGTTCACTCGTGAGTTCAAGCTGGGTGCCGTCAAGCTGGTGCACCAGCAGGGCCGATCGGTAATGCAGGCGGCTAAGGACCTCGGCGTCGATCCCAAGTGCATCCGCGAATGGATCGAGAAGTACACGGCCGATCCCGACTCGGCCTCGCCGGCGGCGATGGCCAAAGAGCTGCAGCAGCTGCGCACCGAAAACGCGCGTTTGCGAATGGAGCGTGAGATCCTAAAAAAAGCG GGCGTTCTTTGCCAGCCAGCAGGAGTGAGGTTCGCCTTCATTGCCAGCACGCTCGACGACTATCCGCTGGCAGCGTGTTGCCGGGTGTTGTCGGTCACGCGCTCGGGCTTCTACGCCTGGAGGTGTCGTGCCGACAGCGAGCGACAGCGTCGGCGTCAGGAACTGCTCGTGCGGATCCGCGACGTGCACGAGGCCAACCGCCAGGTGTACGGCAGCCCGCGGATCTACCAGGTGCTCAAAAGCGAGGGTCAAAGCGTGTGTGAGAACACGGTCGCTGCCATCATGAAGCAGGCGCAGATCCGAGCCAAAGGTCGGCGTCGTTTCGTGCCGCGTACGACCGACAGCGGGCACGGGCAGCCGGTGGCGACGAACGTACTGGACCGGCAGTTCGCCGCCGAGGGTCCGGACCGCAAGTGGGTGGCGGACATCACCTACGTCGAAACCGCTGAGGGCTGGCTTTACCTGGCGGGCGTGCTGGATCTGTACTCGCGGAAGATCGTCGGCTGGTCGATGACGCAGCACATGCGTACGGAGCTGGTGGCCGAGGCGTTGCAGATGGCGATCGCGCAGCGGCAGCCTTGCAAGGGCCTGCTGCACCATAGCGACCGAGGAGTACAGTACGCGTCGGAGGACTACCAGCATTTGTTACAATCGCACGGGATGGTGGTGAGCATGAGCGATCCGGGCGAGTGCTGGGACAATGCGACGATGGAGAGCTTCTGGAGCACGCTCAAGAGCGAGCTGATGGAAGGGACGAGGTATGCGACGCGGGCGGAGGCCCGGCAGTCGATCTTTGAGTACATCGAGGTGTTCTACAATCGAAAGCGGCTGCATAGCACGTTAGGCTATCAGAGCCCCGAATCGTTCGAGGCGAGCCGCAGTTAA
- a CDS encoding KGG domain-containing protein, whose amino-acid sequence METTQQTDSSGRVEPARGFASMADDRQREIARKGGRAAHAKGTAHEFTTDEARAAGQKGGQRVSANREHMSRIGRIGGKKSAGRRQEMRDQNKIGDASDRRPGQTEASDETTRQPGDAESSETQR is encoded by the coding sequence ATGGAAACGACACAGCAAACTGATTCGTCCGGCCGAGTTGAACCCGCACGTGGTTTCGCGTCGATGGCCGACGATCGCCAGCGCGAAATCGCCCGCAAGGGGGGCCGCGCGGCCCACGCCAAGGGGACGGCCCACGAGTTCACGACCGACGAGGCCCGCGCCGCCGGCCAGAAGGGTGGTCAGCGCGTCAGTGCCAATCGCGAGCACATGTCTCGCATCGGCCGTATCGGCGGGAAGAAGTCGGCCGGCCGGCGACAGGAGATGCGCGACCAGAACAAAATCGGCGACGCGAGTGACCGTCGTCCCGGTCAGACCGAGGCGTCGGACGAGACCACCCGACAGCCCGGCGACGCCGAAAGCAGCGAGACACAGCGATAG
- a CDS encoding serine/threonine-protein kinase → MSQTDRSSRVDLSAAPGLSQSGGSISGQIAPSLDSEVARLVVESGLVTQQEVSHCREQQKQSSDPNQRSLADLLVENSFITVTQARRIKGQLEDRDNSQIPGYQLISRLGKGAMATVYKARQTSLDRIVAVKVLPKKMSENVEFVERFYKEGRAAARLSHNNIVQAIDVGSSPKGYHYFVMEMIEGKTLYDMMVPPPHGDGHKFSEEEGLDIMIMMADALAHSHQRNLIHRDVKPKNILMTPEGVAKLTDMGLARAQDDKEAAESEAGKAYGTPYYISPEQIRGDVDIDHRADIYSLGATMYHLLTGRPPFEADTPAAVMHMHLKAPLTPPDHINTALSSGIGEIIEVSMAKRREDRYGSMEEMLADLRAVRAGHQPQFARRQASDDDLAALEATGKTVDILPPVPARVNLWKEPIAVVIAIVAGVSVLVNLILIGILASK, encoded by the coding sequence ATGTCGCAAACCGATCGATCATCTCGCGTGGATTTGTCTGCCGCCCCGGGTCTGTCGCAGTCTGGCGGATCGATATCGGGGCAGATCGCCCCTTCGCTCGATTCCGAGGTCGCAAGGCTGGTGGTCGAGAGCGGCCTGGTGACCCAGCAGGAAGTCAGTCACTGTCGCGAGCAGCAGAAGCAGTCGTCCGACCCCAACCAGCGCAGCCTGGCCGACCTGCTGGTCGAGAACAGCTTTATCACTGTCACGCAGGCCCGCCGAATCAAGGGCCAGCTCGAAGACCGCGACAACAGCCAGATCCCCGGATACCAGTTGATCTCCCGCCTGGGCAAGGGCGCGATGGCGACCGTTTATAAGGCCCGGCAGACCTCGCTTGATCGCATCGTCGCCGTGAAGGTGCTGCCGAAGAAGATGAGCGAGAATGTCGAGTTCGTCGAACGGTTTTATAAGGAAGGACGCGCCGCCGCCCGGCTGAGCCATAACAATATCGTGCAGGCGATCGACGTCGGTTCGTCGCCCAAGGGGTATCACTACTTCGTTATGGAGATGATCGAGGGCAAGACGCTCTACGACATGATGGTCCCCCCGCCGCACGGCGACGGGCACAAGTTCTCCGAGGAAGAGGGGTTGGACATCATGATCATGATGGCCGACGCCCTGGCCCACTCGCACCAGCGCAATTTGATTCACCGCGACGTGAAGCCCAAGAACATCCTGATGACGCCCGAAGGTGTGGCGAAGCTGACCGACATGGGTCTGGCGCGCGCCCAGGACGACAAGGAAGCCGCCGAGAGCGAAGCCGGCAAGGCGTACGGCACGCCGTATTACATCAGCCCGGAGCAGATCCGTGGCGATGTCGATATCGATCACCGCGCCGACATCTATTCGCTGGGCGCGACGATGTACCACCTGCTGACCGGCCGTCCGCCTTTCGAGGCCGACACGCCCGCGGCGGTGATGCACATGCACCTCAAGGCCCCGCTGACGCCGCCGGACCATATCAACACGGCGTTGTCGAGCGGCATCGGCGAGATCATCGAAGTATCGATGGCCAAGCGCCGCGAGGACCGCTACGGCAGCATGGAAGAAATGCTCGCCGACCTGCGTGCCGTGCGCGCCGGCCATCAGCCGCAGTTCGCCCGCCGACAGGCAAGCGACGACGACCTGGCCGCACTGGAAGCGACCGGCAAGACGGTCGATATCCTCCCGCCGGTGCCGGCGAGAGTGAACCTGTGGAAGGAGCCGATCGCGGTGGTGATCGCGATCGTCGCGGGGGTGTCGGTGCTGGTGAACCTGATCCTGATCGGGATTCTGGCCAGCAAGTAA